CCAGCCCAGCGCGCCCGCGGACCCGACCACCCCTGCCCAGCCGAGGCCGTGAAGCACCAGGTTGAAGGCGTCGTAGAGCCCACCGACGGACAGCCGCACGTAGTTCACGAAGAACAGGAAGATCGGGCTCTCGTTGCGGTTGGCGTCCACCCAGTCCCGTACGTCGTTGACCGCCCCGAACTGCGCGGCGTCGTCGTCGTGGGGGAGGAGCGCGGTGCCCCGGAACACCAGGTAGGCGGCCACGGCCACGGTCACGCCGGCGAGTGGCGCCACCCAGGGGGGCAGCGGTGCCGTCCTGGAGCGGGGCGCGGGCGGGGCCACGTGCGCGGGGGAGGCGGAGGCCGGTGGGGAGGTCATGTGCCGGCCATCGCCGCGAGGATGTCCAGGCGGTCCACCACGCCGAGCAGCTCCCCGTCCCGCATGACGCGGATCGGCCGGGCCGATCCCATGGCGGCCGGTACCGCGTCGCGGATGACGGTGGACGCCGGGAGCGCGGGACCGTCGAGGGGGTCGTCCTCCAGCGGGGGGCGGCAGATCCAGCGCAGTGAGAGCACCTCGCTCCTGGGCACGTCCTTGACGAAGTCGGCCACGTAGTCGTCGGCGGGGGCGCCGACCAACTCCTCGGCGGTACCGAGCTGGACGATCGCGCCCGCCCGCATGATCGCGATGCGCTCGCCGAGCTTGAGCGCCTCGGACAGGTCGTGGGTGATGAACACCATGGTCTTGCCGACCTCGCGGTGCAGGCGGATGACCTCCGCCTGCATGTCCCGGCGGATCAGCGGGTCCAGGGCGCTGAACGGCTCGTCGAAGAGCAGCACCTCGGGGTCGACGGCCAGCGCCCTCGCCAGGCCGACCCGCTGCTGCATGCCGCCGGAGAGCTGGTCGGGGCGGGCGTCGGCGGAACCGTCCAGTCCGACCAGCGAGAGGATCTCCCGGGCCCGCCCGTGCCGTTCCGCCCGCGAAACGCCCTGGACCTCCAGCCCGTAGGCCACGTTGTCGAGGACCTTGCGGTGCGGCAGGAGGCCGAAGTGCTGGAAGACCATGCTGACGTGGTGCCTGCGCAGCTCCCTGAGCTGGGCCGGCGAGGCGGCGCGCACGTCCTGGCCGGCGATGGAGATCTCTCCCGCGGTCGGCTCGATCAGCCGGGTCAGGCAGCGGACCAGAGTGGACTTGCCACTCCCGGACAGCCCCATCACGACGAACACCTCGCCGGGCCGTACCGCGAAGCCGACGTCCCTGACGGCGGCGACGCAGCCGGTCCGGTCGCGGAGGGTGGCCGGGTCGAGCTGGGCGTCGGGGCTGCCGAGGACGCGCTCCGCCCCGGGGCCGAAGATCTTCCACAGCCCGCGGACCTCGATCGCGGCGCCGTCGGATGGGGCCACTGTCTCCTCCAGAGTTCGGCGCCCGGATATGGCGAGGCTACGGACGTAAGGAGTCAAGATATGGGGGAAATATCGTGAATCACAACGATGTGATCTTCTGGAGGCCGTTGCGCTTCCGTGGCGTTACCAGCCGCTCGTTCCGATGGAACGATGCAAACGGCCATATGGACATGAGAAATACTTAATAACGCCATATGGATGTCCGTAATTGGGGGCTCCAGCTCGCAAATGGAGCTCCAGCTTCCCGCTCTCCTGACTCATAAGTAACCATTTGTGGATCTATGTTCGATTGGCCCTGTTGGTTGAGATGTGCTCGAATTACCGAGGACCAAGAGAATCCGGCCGGCGGTTCATCCACCGAGAGGCAGCGTTCGGTGCGTACACACAATGTCTGGGGAACGGAGAGCCGGTTCCGCCTGCGGAACTGGCGGGTGCGGCCTAGGCTGGTCGCGCTCATCCTGGTCCCCACCGCCGCCGCGGTGTTGCTCGGCGGAGTCCAGGTGTTCGCCTCCATGCGGGCCGCTGCTGACTACCAGCAGGTCAACGACCTGGCCAGACTCTCGGACCATCTCGGCGAGCTCACCCACGAGCTGGCCGGGGAACGCGACCGCACGGCCTGGTTCATCGCCCTCGGCCGCCCGGAACGCCAGGTGGGGGCCGTACGCCGGCAGATGGACGCGGTGGACACCGCGACGAAACACGTCCGCGACAGCGGCGCTCTGCTCCAGGGGGTGGTGAGCGGCCGCACCAGGGACGAGGTGGAGACCATGCTCGCCCGGCTGGAGGACCTCGCCCCGCTGCGGGAACAGGCGCTGAAGTCGACGCTCCTGCCCGACGCGGCCCTCGACGCCTACTCCCTGGTGATCGCCGACCTGCTCTCCCTCCACGACGAGCTCGGCAAGGGCGGCGCCGATGACGTGCTGTTCGGCCAGGCGCTGACCCTGAACGCCCTCGCCCGCACCAAGGAGGCCGCCTCGCTCCAGCGAGGGCTGCTGTCGGTGGTGCTGGTCGCCGGCCGGTTCGAGCAGGAGCAGCTGGAGAAGTTCCTCGGCGCGCTCTCCGCCGAGCGCAACGGACGCAAGACCTTCGCCGCCGAGGCGGACAGCGGGCAGCGCCGCCTCTTCGACGAGACGGTCAACGGCAGGACCGCCGACAGGGCGGAGTTCCTGCGTGAGCTGGTCCTGCTCCGCGCGGCCTCCGGGGCCTCCCTGAAGGGGCTGGACCTGAGCACCAAGGACGACGCACGGGAGTGGTACGACGCGGAGACGGTCACGATCGACCGGATGCGGGACGTGGAGAAGCGCCATGCCCAGGACATCGTCGAGCGTAGCCAGGAGCTCGGTGACGCCGAGCAGAACCGGGCCCTGCTGGTCGCCGGGTCGGTCGCCGGCCTGCTGCTGGCCGTGCTGCTGATCACCACAGGGGTGGCGCGCTCGCTGGTCAGGCCGTTGCGCAGGCTGCGCAGGGAGGCGCTGGAGGTCGCGGAGGAGCGGCTGCCCGCGTACGTCCAGCGGGTCCGCGAATCCCGCGACGGCGAGGTCGCCGCCGACATGCCGCCGATCGGGGTCATGTCCCGCGACGAGATCGGTGAGGTCGCCAGAGCCTTCGACGAGGTTCACCGGGAGGCGGTACGGCTGGCGGGTGACGAGGCCAGGCTGCGGACCACGGTCAACGCGATGTTCGTCAACCTCTCGCGCCGGAGCCAGACGCTCGTGGAACGCCAGCTCACCCTGGTGGAGCGGCTGGAGCGCGGCGAACGCGACGACCAGCGCCTGGCCGACCTGTTCAAGCTCGACCATCTCGCCACCCGTATGCGCCGCAACAGTGAGAACCTGCTCGTCCTCGCCGGTCAGGAAGTGGCTCGACGCTGGCGGCAGCCGGTCGAGCTGATGGACGTCGTCCGCGCCTCGCTGTCGGAGGTGGAGAACTACGACCGGGTGACGACCCGGGTGCAGTCCGAGGTCGCCGTCGCGGGTCCCGCGGTGAGCGACGTGGTGCACCTGCTGGCCGAGCTCGTGGAGAACGCGGTCTCCTTCTCTCCGAAGGACAGCCAGGTCATGGTGTCCAGCAGCCGGATCGACGGCGGTGGCGTGATGGTGTCGGTGACGGACCAGGGCATCGGCATGACGCACGACGAGATCACCCAGGTGAACTGGCGGCTGGCCAATCCGCAGCCCGCCGACGCCTCGGTCGCCCGCCGCATGGGCCTGTTCGTGGTGGGCCGCCTCGCGCTCAAACACGGCATCCGCGTCCAGCTCCGTCCCCAGGACACGGGCCTGGCCGCCATGATCCTGCTCCCCGAGGAGCTCCTCGCTCCCCTGCCCGCCCCGCCCCAGCCGGCCGGACTGCCCCAGCCCGCCGGGTCGTCCCGCACGCTGGGGGTCCCGTCTCCTGCGGCGTCCGTCCTCGCGGCGCCCGCCGGGCAGGCGGCCGTGCCCCCGCAGGCCGGATCCCGGTGGGCGACCGGGCCGAACGTGTGGAGTCCTCCCGCGGAGCGACCGCGTTCTCCCCTGCCGGAAGGAGACCGGTTCCCCCCGCCGCCCGGTGGGCTGCCGGAGCACCGTCCGAACCCACCGGTGGCGGCGGGCGCCGCCGGAGCGCTGCCCGCCCCGGACGGTGAGGAGGACTTCCTGCCGATCTTCGCCTCGGTGGAGTCGGGCTGGTTCCGCATCGGCACCCTCGATCCCGCCGGAGCGGCCGGACAACCCGCCGAGTCCGATCCCACCGCCTCCACCGCCTGGTCCTCTCCCGCGGACACCGGCTGGCAGGCCGCCCAGGCGGCGAGTGCCCCCGCACACGGCGGGACGACCACGTCGGGCCTGCCCAGACGTACCCCCAAGGCGAACCTGGTGCCCGGTTCGGTGAATCCGCCCTCCGGACCGCCCCAGCCACAGCAGCCGGTGGCCCCCGTCTCGGCGGAACGGGTCCGCAGCCGGATGTCGAGTTTCCAGCAGGGCGTGCGCAAGGCCCGCAACGAGCTTCCGAACCGGGAGAGCTGAGCCGTGCCGGGCGGATACCGCGACGGCGGGCAGAGGCCGGAGGACGGTTACGGCCCACCCTGGAACGGACATTCCGGGTACGGCGGGCCGCCCGGCGGTGGGACCTCACCGGGCGGGTATCCCGGGTACGGCGGATCGCCGTACGGTGACTCCTCGGGCGGAGAGCATCCCGGATCCAGCGGACTGCCGTACGGCGAACAGCACGAGGAGGAGAGCTCGCTGGTCCGGATGTACGCCGTCACCGGCGGCCGGACCACCCCACGCACCCAGCTGGCAATGGAGGCCCTGGTCTCCTCGGCGACCTCGGAGCAGCTCGGTCTGTCCTACATCCGCGAATACCGCGCCATCAGCGAACTCTGCCGCCAGATCCGTTCGGTCGCGGAGATCTCCGCGCTCCTGCACATCCCCCTCGGCGTGGCCCGCGTCCTGATCTCGGACATGGAGAGCGAGGGCCTCGTCCGCGTCCACCATCCCCAGATCGACCAGGACGGCCCCGGCCCCCAGCTTCTGGAACGCGTCCTCAGCGGGCTGCACCGCCTGTGACCGCGGCGGGCCGGCCGGCTCCGGTCCTCAGGTCCGCTGGGCCAGCCACCACTGCGCGGCGACGAGTTCGGCGACCAGGGTCTCGGTGAGCAGGGCGACGCCGGGATCGTCGTCGTGGAGGTAGCGGACGGCGGCTCGGGCGCCCGGCAGCTCACCGCCGACGGTGAGCACGGTGGAGCCGCGCTCGCCGATCCAGTCCATCGCCTGGCTGTCGTAGCGGGAGCCGGGGAACAGGATGGCGCGGTAGTCGAGGGTCTTGGTCAGGTAGACGTCCACGTGGGACCAGTCACCGGTCTCGCAGGCGTCGGCGGCGCGGCGGGGGCCCTCGCGGAACATCAGGGCGGACTGCTGGGCCGAGGACAGGCGCTCGGCGGGGGCGATCGTGTAGACCCCGGCCGGGCCGTCGAGCAGGGTCATCGCCTCCTCCAGCCACTGGCTCCGGCGGTCCAGCAGATCGGCGGTGGCCTCGGCCGTGCGGCGGAGCAGGCCGGGCACGTCCAGGCCGGGTGCGTCCAGGCCGGTGCCGGAGACGCCGGACGCGGTGCCGCCCGCGCCGGTGAGACGGTTCCGCAGGGCCAGGAGCAGGCCGAGCGTGTGCTGGAAGGTCCGGCAGGACACGCCGCCGCGCTCCTCGCCGGCGAGTATCGGCACCACCAGGTCGGCGCCTTCGGTGATCGCCGAGCCGGGCCTGTTGGTCAGCGCCAGCACGAAGGACCGGCCGTGGTGGCGGGCGACCGCGTCGAGGGTCTCCCGGCTGCCACCGGTGGCGGAGACCGCGACGACCAGGGTGTCCGGGGTCGCCGGGGAGGAGATGGAGGCCGAGGCGTACTCGGCCACCGCGTCGACGCCCACCGCCCGCAGGCGCAGCGCGGCGACCCCGGCGGCATACCGGGAACTGCCCATGCCGAGGAAGACCACCCGCCGGATCCCGGCCGGTATCCCGTCGAACGGGTCGTCTGTCTCCAGGGCGCTCGCCAGTCCGGCCAGTGCGGACGGCTTGGCCTCCAGATCGGCGAGGTACAGCTCGGGGTCCACTATCTCTCCTTGGATTCGGTCAGCGGTGATGAGGATCGGGCACGACCTCCCGGCGGACGGCGCGGTCACGGCGGCCGGGACGGTACGGCTACGGGTACCAGGACCGGAGGACGCCCATGGGGGCGTAACGCCAGCGGGGAAGGTGGCGGGCGGCGTAGATGAGCTCCCTGCACTCCTGCTCGATCTCGAACGGGCGCACCAGGGAACGGTCCAGCAGGGCGGTGTGACCGAGTTCGGCGAGACGGGCGAGGTAGGCGGACTCCAGGGCGTCGCGGGCGGTGACGGTCCACGCGGCGATCACCAGGGGATGGGCGTCCCGGCGCCTGACGGCGACCTGCCCGACGTGTTCGAGGCTGGTGATCAGCTGGGCGAGGTCGCGGGCGGCGGGCTGGAAGGGGTCGGCGCCGGTGACCGTCGGGTTGCCGTCGAAGTCGATCACCGCGTAACCGTCCCGCCAGCGGAGTATCTGACCCACGTGCAGGTCGCCGTGGATGCGGATCAGCGGGGTGGCGTCCGCCCAGCTCAGTGGGGTGAGCTCGGCGCGGAGCGCATCGGCGTGGGCCGCGAGCCAGTCGCCGTCCTCGCCGCCGGTCAGCGCGAGCGCCTCGTCCAGGGCCTCTCCGGCACGGACGGACCAGGCGGTCGCTCCGGCTGCCGGGACGGCGGGCGCCTGCCGCAGGGGGTCGGGGAAGGTCGTGGACGGGGTCGCCATCGCGGCGTGCAGGTCGGCGGCCAGGACGCCCAGGTCGGTGGCGAAGCCGACGTGACCGGAGACGGCCTCGTCCACGCACCACTCCCAGCCGTCCCGGGCATCGGGCAGATAGGCGGTGACCAGGGCGAGCAGCAGTCCGTCGCCGTCGTCGTCGTTGCGGGACACGGACGCGTACGGCGTGGCGGTGGCGGTGAAGCCGACCGAGGTCAGATGGGCGAATACGTCCGGGGTCGGCTGGGGGAGCGGCGCCGGTGGGGTCAGCCACTTGACGACCACGCTTTCGCCGACCACCACTGACCGGTTGGTCTGGTCGACGTCGAAGCCCCGTTCGGGTGCCGGTGAGACGCCTGCGGCGGCCGATAACAGTTGAACATCAGTTGAAAAGACGGAAGTCGATGTGCCGGGCAGCGGGTGGAAACGGCGGACCGTGAACAGGTCTGGAACATCGCAGCTCAGAGCGGTGACCAGTTCGCCGGTTCTGCCGTCGCCAGGGCTCGGTACAGTTCCGAGCCGATCCCATATTGAAGACGGATTCAACAGGCAAACCAAACTCTCGCGAGGTAATGTCCGGGCAAAGTCTTGCTCAAGTTATTCTTGGCTGCAACACTCCTGCTTTGGTCTGCCGTGTCCGTTACGGCCGGTCTACCCCAATTACACTTGAAATTTGAAGGAGCAGCGGCCGTGTCCCGTATCCGGTACACCCGTCGTCTTCCGGCTGCCGCCCTGGTCGCCGGTCTTGCAATCGCCGTTTCGGCCTGCGGCGGAGGGTCCACGGGCACCACCGCCGCCGCCCCGGCCGCGAGCGCCTCGTCCGCGCAGCTCGACCCGAACATGGACCTGTCGAAGCAGAGCATCACCATCTCGGTCTGGCCGGGCTACACGCCCGAGGACCTCCCCAAGAAGGTGAAGGACACGCTCAAGACCGACCTCAAGGTCAGCCTGCACGACACCAACGAGATCATCATGGGCAAGCTGACCGCCGGGGCCGACACCGATCTCGACGTCGCCTTCGTCTCCGGCCAGTACGCCCAGGCCCTCAACGAGGCCGGGCTGCTGGAGCCCATCCACCCGGAGCTGATCCCCAACCTGGCCAACCTCTACCCCGAGGCCAAGGAGCTCTCCTACGACAAGGGGAACGTCTTCTCGGTCCCCTACACCTGGGGCACCACGGGCATCTGCTACCGCACCGACCTGATGAAGACGCCGCCGACGAGCTGGAACGACATCCTGAGCCCGCCGGCCGAGGCGAAGAAGAAGGTCACCATGATGACCACCGAGCGCTGGCTGGCCCTGCCCGCCGCCAAGGCGCTCGGCAAGTCGGTCAACACCAAGAGCGACGAGGACCTCGCCGCGATCAAGGCGAAGCTGCTCGAGGCCAAGCCGAACGTGTTCTACGACGACGTCACCTTCGGCGACCGCCTCAAGACCGGTGAGACCGTGATGGCCGAGGCGTGGGACGGCTGGTGCCCGACCACGGAGAAGAACATCAAGTTCGTGGTGCCGAAGGAGGGCAGCGACCTCTGGGTGGACACGATGGTCGTGCTCAAGAGCTCCAAGAACAAGGAAGCCGCGCACGCGTTCATCAACTTCATCCTGGACCCGGAGATCCACAGCTGGGCCGCGGAGAACATCCTCTACAAGGTCCCCAACAAGGCCGCGATGGACGCCCTCCCCGCCAAGCTCAAGGAGGACAACGCGCCGCTGCAGATGACCCCGTCGCAGCTGCTCGCCGGCGAGTCCATCATCGACCTGGGTGAGGACTCCACCAAGTTCACCCGTCTGGCGACCGAGGTCAAGGCCGCGAAGTGACACGTTCCACCGTCTCCGGCGCGACCGCGAAATCGCGGTCGCGCCGGTCGCGGGTGCTCGGGCGGCTGGCCTTCCTGGGGCCCGGCCTGACCTATCTGATCGTGCTCCTGCTGATCCCGCTGGCCCTGGTCCTCAGCTACGCGTTCTTCCGCAGGGGCCGTTTCGGCGGCGTCATCTACGAGCTGACCGGGGAGAACTTCACCCGGCTGTTCGACCCGCTCTACCTCGACGTCCTGCTCGGCTCGCTGAAGCTGGCCACGGCCGCCACGCTGATCGCCCTGCTCTTCGGCTATCCGACGGCCTACCTCATCGCCCGGCTCCCCGCCAAGTGGAAGACGATCGCGCTGATCGCGATCGTGCTGCCCTTCTGGACGAACTTCCTGATCCGCATCTACGCCTGGATCGTCCTGCTCAGCGGCCCCGGACTCGTCAACACATTGCTGGGCAAGCTGGGCCTGGGGCCGTTCGAGTTCCTCTACAACGACGGCGCGATCGTCACCGGCCTGATCTACTCCTATCTTCCGCTGATGGTGCTCCCGCTCTACGCGGCGATCGAGAAGCTGGACCCGCAGCTCCACGAGGCCTCGGCCAACCTCGGCGCGAAGCCCGCCCGCACCTTCGTCTCGGTGACGCTGCCGCTGACCCTGCCCGGTGTGATCACCGGATGCATGTTCGTCTTCGTGCCGAGCTTCGGCAACTTCGTCATCCCCGAGCTGCTCGGCGGTGGGCGCTCGATCATGGTCGGTAACCTGATCAGGGACCAGTTCCTCACGGCCCGCGACTGGCCGTTCGGCGCCACCCTCGCGATGGCGCTGATCGCCGTGCTGATCGTCCTGCTGCTCCTGCAGTCCTGGAGTGCTCGTCGTGCGTAAATCGCGCCTGCTGTACGTCCCCTTCTGGGTGACCTACATATTCCTGTACACGCCCATCGTGGTGCTGGTCGCCATGTCGTTCAACGCGGGTAAGTCGCCCTACAACTTCGAGGGCCTCAGCCTGAAGTGGTACGGCAAGCTCGCCGGGAACGCCACCGTCCGGGAAGGCCTGGTCAACACGTTGATCGTGGCCGCCGGGTCCACGGTGCTGGCCACCGTGCTGGGCACCCTGCTGGCCGTGGGCCTGGCCCGCCACAGCAGGTCGCGGCTGCTGGACGGGCTCGGTGTGCTGCCGGCCATCCTGCCCGACCTGGTGCTGGCCATCGGCCTGCTGGTGTTCTACTCCACGGTCAAGGTGACCCTCGGCCTGCACTCGGTACTGCTGGCCCACACGGTGTTCGGCATGGCGTTCGTGACGGCGGTGGTCCGCACCCGGCTCACCCACAGCGACACCTCCCTGGAGGAGGCGTCCAGGGATCTCGGCGGGACACCGGTCACCACGTTCGTGCGCATCACGCTGCCCCAGCTCATGCCGGGCATCACGGCGGGCGCCCTGCTGGCGTTCACGCTCTCCATCGACGAGTTCGTGATCGCGTTCTTCACCGCGGCGCCGGCCACCCCCACCCTGCCCATCGTCATCTACTCAATGGTCCGCTTCGGGGTCACCCCAGAGATCAACGCGCTGGCGACGCTGCTGCTGGCCGTGAGCTTCACCGTGGTGATCGTGGCCCAGCGGATGACCCGACTGACGGAGTCGCTGTCCTAATGCTGAAGATCACAGGTGTCAGCCGCCGGTTCGGCGACGTCACGGCGCTCTCGGAGGTCTCCCTGGACATCCGGCAGGGCGAGTTCTTCGCGCTGCTGGGCCCCAGCGGGTGCGGCAAGACCACCCTCCTGCGCATTCTGGCGGGCTTCGAGGCCCCCGACTCGGGCACCGTCACGCTCGACGGCGACGACCTGCTCGGCCAGGCCGCGCACCGCCGCCCGGTCAACCTCATGTTCCAGTCCTACGCGCTGTTCCCGCACATGAGTGTGGCCAGGAACGTCGCCTACGGACTGGAGCGGGAGAGGCTGCCCAGGGCCGAGATCCGTGAGCGGGTCGGCGAGGTCCTGGAGAAGGTCGGCCTGGCCGAGATGGCCGGGCGCAG
Above is a genomic segment from Streptosporangium album containing:
- a CDS encoding quaternary amine ABC transporter ATP-binding protein yields the protein MAPSDGAAIEVRGLWKIFGPGAERVLGSPDAQLDPATLRDRTGCVAAVRDVGFAVRPGEVFVVMGLSGSGKSTLVRCLTRLIEPTAGEISIAGQDVRAASPAQLRELRRHHVSMVFQHFGLLPHRKVLDNVAYGLEVQGVSRAERHGRAREILSLVGLDGSADARPDQLSGGMQQRVGLARALAVDPEVLLFDEPFSALDPLIRRDMQAEVIRLHREVGKTMVFITHDLSEALKLGERIAIMRAGAIVQLGTAEELVGAPADDYVADFVKDVPRSEVLSLRWICRPPLEDDPLDGPALPASTVIRDAVPAAMGSARPIRVMRDGELLGVVDRLDILAAMAGT
- a CDS encoding sensor histidine kinase, giving the protein MRPRLVALILVPTAAAVLLGGVQVFASMRAAADYQQVNDLARLSDHLGELTHELAGERDRTAWFIALGRPERQVGAVRRQMDAVDTATKHVRDSGALLQGVVSGRTRDEVETMLARLEDLAPLREQALKSTLLPDAALDAYSLVIADLLSLHDELGKGGADDVLFGQALTLNALARTKEAASLQRGLLSVVLVAGRFEQEQLEKFLGALSAERNGRKTFAAEADSGQRRLFDETVNGRTADRAEFLRELVLLRAASGASLKGLDLSTKDDAREWYDAETVTIDRMRDVEKRHAQDIVERSQELGDAEQNRALLVAGSVAGLLLAVLLITTGVARSLVRPLRRLRREALEVAEERLPAYVQRVRESRDGEVAADMPPIGVMSRDEIGEVARAFDEVHREAVRLAGDEARLRTTVNAMFVNLSRRSQTLVERQLTLVERLERGERDDQRLADLFKLDHLATRMRRNSENLLVLAGQEVARRWRQPVELMDVVRASLSEVENYDRVTTRVQSEVAVAGPAVSDVVHLLAELVENAVSFSPKDSQVMVSSSRIDGGGVMVSVTDQGIGMTHDEITQVNWRLANPQPADASVARRMGLFVVGRLALKHGIRVQLRPQDTGLAAMILLPEELLAPLPAPPQPAGLPQPAGSSRTLGVPSPAASVLAAPAGQAAVPPQAGSRWATGPNVWSPPAERPRSPLPEGDRFPPPPGGLPEHRPNPPVAAGAAGALPAPDGEEDFLPIFASVESGWFRIGTLDPAGAAGQPAESDPTASTAWSSPADTGWQAAQAASAPAHGGTTTSGLPRRTPKANLVPGSVNPPSGPPQPQQPVAPVSAERVRSRMSSFQQGVRKARNELPNRES
- a CDS encoding DUF742 domain-containing protein; this translates as MPGGYRDGGQRPEDGYGPPWNGHSGYGGPPGGGTSPGGYPGYGGSPYGDSSGGEHPGSSGLPYGEQHEEESSLVRMYAVTGGRTTPRTQLAMEALVSSATSEQLGLSYIREYRAISELCRQIRSVAEISALLHIPLGVARVLISDMESEGLVRVHHPQIDQDGPGPQLLERVLSGLHRL
- a CDS encoding SIS domain-containing protein gives rise to the protein MDPELYLADLEAKPSALAGLASALETDDPFDGIPAGIRRVVFLGMGSSRYAAGVAALRLRAVGVDAVAEYASASISSPATPDTLVVAVSATGGSRETLDAVARHHGRSFVLALTNRPGSAITEGADLVVPILAGEERGGVSCRTFQHTLGLLLALRNRLTGAGGTASGVSGTGLDAPGLDVPGLLRRTAEATADLLDRRSQWLEEAMTLLDGPAGVYTIAPAERLSSAQQSALMFREGPRRAADACETGDWSHVDVYLTKTLDYRAILFPGSRYDSQAMDWIGERGSTVLTVGGELPGARAAVRYLHDDDPGVALLTETLVAELVAAQWWLAQRT
- a CDS encoding aminoglycoside phosphotransferase yields the protein MVVGESVVVKWLTPPAPLPQPTPDVFAHLTSVGFTATATPYASVSRNDDDGDGLLLALVTAYLPDARDGWEWCVDEAVSGHVGFATDLGVLAADLHAAMATPSTTFPDPLRQAPAVPAAGATAWSVRAGEALDEALALTGGEDGDWLAAHADALRAELTPLSWADATPLIRIHGDLHVGQILRWRDGYAVIDFDGNPTVTGADPFQPAARDLAQLITSLEHVGQVAVRRRDAHPLVIAAWTVTARDALESAYLARLAELGHTALLDRSLVRPFEIEQECRELIYAARHLPRWRYAPMGVLRSWYP
- a CDS encoding polyamine ABC transporter substrate-binding protein, which produces MSRIRYTRRLPAAALVAGLAIAVSACGGGSTGTTAAAPAASASSAQLDPNMDLSKQSITISVWPGYTPEDLPKKVKDTLKTDLKVSLHDTNEIIMGKLTAGADTDLDVAFVSGQYAQALNEAGLLEPIHPELIPNLANLYPEAKELSYDKGNVFSVPYTWGTTGICYRTDLMKTPPTSWNDILSPPAEAKKKVTMMTTERWLALPAAKALGKSVNTKSDEDLAAIKAKLLEAKPNVFYDDVTFGDRLKTGETVMAEAWDGWCPTTEKNIKFVVPKEGSDLWVDTMVVLKSSKNKEAAHAFINFILDPEIHSWAAENILYKVPNKAAMDALPAKLKEDNAPLQMTPSQLLAGESIIDLGEDSTKFTRLATEVKAAK
- a CDS encoding ABC transporter permease; translated protein: MTRSTVSGATAKSRSRRSRVLGRLAFLGPGLTYLIVLLLIPLALVLSYAFFRRGRFGGVIYELTGENFTRLFDPLYLDVLLGSLKLATAATLIALLFGYPTAYLIARLPAKWKTIALIAIVLPFWTNFLIRIYAWIVLLSGPGLVNTLLGKLGLGPFEFLYNDGAIVTGLIYSYLPLMVLPLYAAIEKLDPQLHEASANLGAKPARTFVSVTLPLTLPGVITGCMFVFVPSFGNFVIPELLGGGRSIMVGNLIRDQFLTARDWPFGATLAMALIAVLIVLLLLQSWSARRA
- a CDS encoding ABC transporter permease; amino-acid sequence: MRKSRLLYVPFWVTYIFLYTPIVVLVAMSFNAGKSPYNFEGLSLKWYGKLAGNATVREGLVNTLIVAAGSTVLATVLGTLLAVGLARHSRSRLLDGLGVLPAILPDLVLAIGLLVFYSTVKVTLGLHSVLLAHTVFGMAFVTAVVRTRLTHSDTSLEEASRDLGGTPVTTFVRITLPQLMPGITAGALLAFTLSIDEFVIAFFTAAPATPTLPIVIYSMVRFGVTPEINALATLLLAVSFTVVIVAQRMTRLTESLS